In Muribaculum gordoncarteri, the genomic window GGGTACAAACGGAAAAACCACCACCGCCACTCTTATCTATGAGATGGCACGACTCATGGGATATAAGGCCGGACTGCTCTCGACGGTGTGCAACTATGTCGAGGACGAGGCCATACCTACCAATCAGACAACTCCCGACCCGCTTACAATAAACGCGCTGCTGCACCGCATGGTGGAAGCCGGATGCGATTACGCGTCGATGGAAGTGAGCTCACATGCCGCTCATCAGCATCGCATCGCCGGACTGCACTTCGCCGGCGGCGTGTTCTCCAACCTCACCCGCGACCACCTTGACTATCACAAGACCGTCGAGGCCTATCTTGCAGCCAAGAAGTCGTTCTTTGACGGACTGCCGTCGACGGCTTTCGCTCTCACCAACATCGACGATAAGGTGGGCGAGGTAATTGTGCAGAACACCAAGGCCCGTAAGTACACCTACTCGTTGCGCTCGCGCGCCGATTTCACCGGACGCATAATCGAGAGCCGACTCGACGGAACCACTATGTCGTTCAACGGCCGTGATGTGGAGGTGCTGTTTACTGGCAAGTTCAACGCCTACAACCTTACGGCAGTCTACGGCGTGTCGATTCTTCTCGGTTGGCCGCTTGAGGAGGTGCTCGTAGGCATGAGCCGCCTTGTGCCCGTGGCGGGACGCTTCCAGGCTTTCCACTCGCCCAAGGGCTATACAGCGATTGTCGACTATGCCCACACTCCCGATGCCGTTGTCAACGTGCTTCAGGCTATACGCGAGGTGATAGGCAACCGTGGCTCCATCATCACCGTGGTTGGTGCCGGCGGTAACCGTGACAAGGGCAAGCGACCCATAATGGCGCGTGAGGCCGCATTGCGCAGCGACCGGCTCATCCTCACTTCCGACAATCCCCGCTTTGAGGAGCCTGGCGACATACTCCGTGACATGGAGGAGGGACTCGACATCGAGGGTCGCAAGAAGTCGCTCAGCATCGTCGACCGTCGCGAGGCCATACGCGCTGCAGCCGCTTTCGCTCAGCCGGGCGATGTGATACTTATTGCCGGAAAGGGCCATGAGGACTATCAGGAAATAAAAGGGGTGAAGCATCACTTTGACGACCGTGAAGTTGTCAAGGAGGTGTTTGCCTGTGAATCATAACCTCACTTAATTTAAGGAGATGCTCTACTATCTGTTTGACTATCTTGAAAAGTTTGACATTCCCGGTGCAAGGTTGATGGACTACATCACCTTCCGCTCCGGTGCCGCTCTTGTATTGTCGTTGTTTATTG contains:
- a CDS encoding UDP-N-acetylmuramoyl-L-alanyl-D-glutamate--2,6-diaminopimelate ligase; the protein is MKSLSQLLSPLMVEEIIGSDDKIITDVVSDSRKVTTGSLFVAVRGTTVDGHSFIPLLQYSGVAAIVCEEFPEFIESSITYIKVSDSAVALGYLASEWWDNPSRKLNLVGVTGTNGKTTTATLIYEMARLMGYKAGLLSTVCNYVEDEAIPTNQTTPDPLTINALLHRMVEAGCDYASMEVSSHAAHQHRIAGLHFAGGVFSNLTRDHLDYHKTVEAYLAAKKSFFDGLPSTAFALTNIDDKVGEVIVQNTKARKYTYSLRSRADFTGRIIESRLDGTTMSFNGRDVEVLFTGKFNAYNLTAVYGVSILLGWPLEEVLVGMSRLVPVAGRFQAFHSPKGYTAIVDYAHTPDAVVNVLQAIREVIGNRGSIITVVGAGGNRDKGKRPIMAREAALRSDRLILTSDNPRFEEPGDILRDMEEGLDIEGRKKSLSIVDRREAIRAAAAFAQPGDVILIAGKGHEDYQEIKGVKHHFDDREVVKEVFACES